A part of Raphanus sativus cultivar WK10039 unplaced genomic scaffold, ASM80110v3 Scaffold0015, whole genome shotgun sequence genomic DNA contains:
- the LOC108835879 gene encoding probable protein phosphatase 2C 58: protein MAGREILHKMKAGICGAAPPDMGRGKSKMWKNITHGFHFVKGKSSHPMEDYVVSEFKKVDGHELGLFAIFDGHLGHDVAKYLQTNLFDNILQEKEFWSDTENAIRNAYRSTDAVILQQSLKLGKGGSTAVTGILVDGQKLVVANVGDSRAVMSKKGVAQQLSVDHEPSKERKDIEKRGGFVSNIPGDVPRVDGQLAVARAFGDKSLKIHLSSEPDITHQAIDEQTEFIVFASDGIWKVMSNQEAVDVIKSVKDPQAAAKHLIEVALTKKSKDDISCIVVKFH from the exons ATGGCAGGCAGAGAAATTCTCCATAAGATGAAG gCCGGGATCTGCGGAGCAGCTCCTCCTGACATGGGAAGAGGCAAAAGCAAGATGTGGAAGAACATAACACACGGTTTCCACTTCGTCAAAGGCAAGTCAAGCCATCCCATGGAGGACTACGTAGTCTCTGAATTCAAGAAAGTCGACGGCCATGAGCTCGGTCTGTTTGCCATCTTTGATGGTCACTTGGGTCATGACGTTGCCAAGTACTTGCAGACCAATCTCTTTGACAACATTCTTCAAGag aaggagttttggagtgacACGGAGAATGCAATAAGAAATGCTTACAGATCAACAGATGCAGTGATACTGCAGCAGTCTCTCAAGCTTGGTAAAGGCGGGTCAACGGCTGTAACGGGGATTCTAGTCGATGGTCAAAAGCTAGTGGTTGCTAACGTTGGTGACTCGAGGGCGGTGATGTCCAAGAAGGGCGTTGCGCAGCAGCTCTCGGTTGATCACGAGCCAAGCAAGGAGAGGAAAGATATAGAGAAACGAGGTGGCTTTGTATCAAACATTCCAGGGGATGTTCCACGTGTAGATGGACAGTTAGCGGTTGCGAGAGCGTTTGGAGATAAGAGCTTAAAGATACATTTGAGCTCTGAGCCTGATATCACACACCAGGCTATTGATGAGCAGACTGAGTTCATCGTTTTCGCCAGCGATGGTATCTGGAAG GTGATGTCGAACCAAGAAGCGGTTGATGTGATAAAGAGTGTCAAAGATCCTCAAGCAGCAGCAAAGCACTTGATAGAGGTAGCTTTAACTAAGAAGAGCAAAGACGACATCTCTTGTATCGTTGTAAAGTTCCACTAG
- the LOC108848984 gene encoding uncharacterized protein LOC108848984 codes for MRIKTISRSVDEFTRERSQDLQRVFHNFDPSLRPMEKAVEYQRALTAAKLEKIFARPFVGAMDGHRDGISCMAKNPNYLKGIFSASMDGDIRLWDIATRRTVCQFPGHQGAVRGLTVSTDGNVLVSCGIDSTVRLWNVPRPSLEDSDLSSEKSAEPSAVYVCKNALLAVDHQFEGELFATSGAQIDIWNHNRSQPVHSFKPGNDSVISVRFNPGEPDILAVSSNDRRMIIYDIRMSSAAREIRMQTKTNSIAWNPMEPMNFTGANEDGNCYSFDGRKNEEAKCVHKDHVSAVMDIDFSPTGREFVTGSYDRSVRIFPYNGGHSREIYHTKRMQRVFCVKYSSDATYVISGSDDTNLRLWKAKASEQLGVILPREQKKHEYNEAVKNRYKHLPEIKRIVRHRHLPKPIYKAIAESRAVNNAKKRKDDRRKASSAPGTIVTKPLRTRRIINEREVE; via the exons ATGAGGATCAAGACAATATCGAGATCAGTTGATGAATTCACCCGAGAAAGAAGTCAGGATCTTCAG AGGGTCTTTCACAACTTCGACCCGAGTCTTCGACCCATGGAGAAGGCGGTTGAGTATCAGAGGGCACTCACAGCTGCCAAACTCGAGAAG ATATTTGCAAGGCCTTTTGTAGGAGCAATGGATGGGCATCGAGATGGAATCTCGTGTATGGCTAAGAACCCTAATTACTTGAAGGGAATCTTCTCCGCTTCTATGGATggag ATATTCGTCTTTGGGATATCGCTACCAG ACGTACGGTTTGCCAATTTCCTGGTCATCAAGGTGCTGTGCGTGGTCTTACAGTCTCAACCGATGGCAATGTTTTGGTTTCATGCGGAATTGATAGCAC TGTTCGTTTGTGGAACGTTCCTCGTCCTTCGCTTGAAGACTCTGACCTCTCTTCTGAAAAATCTGCTGAG cCGTCTGCGGTCTATGTCTGCAAGAATGCGTTATT GGCTGTTGATCATCAGTTTGAAGGAGAACTTTTCGCTACATCCGGCGCTCAAATTGATATATGGAATCATAATAG gTCTCAGCCAGTCCACAGTTTCAAGCCTGGCAATGACTCTGTAATATCTGTCCGGTTTAATCCTGGAGAGCCTGATATATTGGCGGTATCTTCTAA CGATCGGAGAATGATCATTTATGATATCCGCATGTCTTCTGCAGCAAGGGAAATTCGCATGCAG ACCAAAACAAACTCAATCGCATGGAACCCTATGGAGCCTATGAACTTCACAGGT GCAAATGAAGATGGCAATTGCTATAGTTTTGATGGTAGAAAGAATGAAGAAGCCAAGTGCGTGCATAAAGATCATGTTTCTGCAGT GATGGATATTGATTTTTCACCAACTGGTCGTGAATTCGTCACGGGTTCTTATGATCGATCCGTGAGAATCTTCCCATACAATGGAGGACACAGCAGAGAAATCTACCATACAAAGAGGATGCAGAG AGTATTCTGTGTCAAGTATAGCAGTGATGCTACCTATGTTATATCGGGGAGTGATGACACTAATCTCAGGCTATGGAAGGCCAAAGCATCAGAGCAACTAGGAGTT ATTCTTCCAAGGGAGCAGAAGAAGCATGAGTACAATGAAGCGGTGAAGAATCGGTACAAGCATCTTCCTGAGATCAAGCGTATTGTCAG ACACAGGCACTTGCCGAAACCTATATACAAAGCAATAGCGGAAAGCAGAGCCGTGAACAATGCAAAGAAGAGGAAAGATGACCGAAGGAAAGCTAGCAGTGCTCCAGGAACAATTGTCACTAAACCTCTGCGGACAAGAAGGATTATCAATGAAAGAGAAGTTGAGTGA
- the LOC108835079 gene encoding uncharacterized protein At4g28440, translating into MATTGTAGAATGTTTAAKRKPVFVKVEQLKPGTTGHTLTVKVVDANPVVPAARKARPGISMGRPSQPSRIAECLIGDETGCILFTARNEQVDLMKPGQTVILRNSRIDMFKGTMRLGVDKWGRIEAATEPASFTVKEDNNLSLVEYELINVTDQ; encoded by the exons ATGGCGACTACAGGAACTGCAGGTGCTGCGACGGGAACGACGACGGCGGCGAAGAGAAAGCCTGTGTTTGTCAAGGTTGAACAGCTCAAGCCTGGCACGACCGGTCACACGTTGACTGTCAAGGTCGTCGACGCCAATCCTGTGGTTCCGGCTGCGAGGAAGGCTCGTCCGGGGATCTCTATGGGTCGTCCGTCTCAGCCGAGCCGAATCGCTGAGTGTCTCATCGGAGACGAAACCGGATGTATTCTCTTCACTGCTCGTAACGAGCAAG TTGATCTTATGAAGCCTGGGCAGACGGTGATACTGCGCAATTCGAGGATAGACATGTTCAAGGGCACAATGAGGCTAGGGGTTGATAAATGGGGACGCATCGAAGCCGCCACCGAACCTGCATCTTTCACTGTCAAAGAGGATAACAACCTGTCTCTTGTTGAATACGAACTGATTAACGTTACTGATCAGTGA
- the LOC130500693 gene encoding PAMP-induced secreted peptide 1-like has protein sequence MRRSSWSTILIVVMMVSLLVVEHVVVPAAAGRVLMEKPGEERATVMSVEKMKSTVGSWFQRLASGPSPRGRGH, from the coding sequence atgaGGAGATCTAGCTGGTCTACTATTTTGATCGTGGTGATGATGGTGTCGTTGTTGGTGGTAGAACACGTCGTGGTTCCTGCCGCGGCCGGGAGGGTTCTGATGGAGAAGCCGGGAGAGGAAAGAGCGACGGTGATGAGTGTTGAGAAGATGAAGTCGACGGTGGGTTCCTGGTTTCAGCGTTTGGCTTCAGGTCCTAGTCCAAGAGGTCGTGGccattaa
- the LOC108835880 gene encoding protein ARABIDOPSIS THALIANA ANTHER 7 produces MKIHRAIILVTLLALIKTAVSQLQSIEQCREVFDSFMPCMGFVEGIFQQPSPQCCRGVTHLNNVVKFKTPGSRKNEQGSGELERVCECIEIMGKADHLPFLASAINNLPPLCSLSLSFPISVGMDCSQFRNMKELDAEKLN; encoded by the exons ATGAAGATACATCGTGCCATAATCCTGGTGACACTCTTGGCCTTGATCAAGACCGCGGTTTCCCAACTTCAGTCGATTGAGCAGTGCAGAGAGGTGTTCGACAGTTTCATGCCGTGCATGGGCTTCGTCGAGGGAATCTTCCAGCAACCTTCTCCGCAATGCTGCAGAGGCGTGACCCACTTGAACAACGTCGTCAAGTTCAAGACTCCA GGATCGAGGAAGAATGAGCAGGGGAGTGGAGAGCTAGAGAGAGTATGTGAATGCATTGAGATAATGGGAAAAGCAGATCATCTTCCTTTTCTGGCATCCGCCATCAACAATCTTCCACCCCTTTGTTCGCTTAGTCTCAGCTTCCCTATATCTGTTGGAATGGACTGTTCTCA GTTCAGAAACATGAAGGAACTCGATGCTGAAAAGCTAAATTAG
- the LOC108835078 gene encoding S-alkyl-thiohydroximate lyase SUR1, with amino-acid sequence MSQHTNLLLPSFETDQDEEVERKTETQTLNGGGNAWRFKGNRAAKEAASVSIKSVLSRLFDNCRKDVKRTILPLGHGDPSVYSCFKTSVDAEDAVTESLRSGAANSYAPGVGILPARRAVANYLNRDLPHKLKSDDIFMTVGCCQGIETIINVLSCPKSNILLPSLVYPLYYSRAIYSQVEIRKYDLVPDQDWEIDLQGIEAIADDNTIAMVISNPHNPCGNVYTYHHLKKVAEMAKKLGIVVISDEVYKHTIYGENPFVPMGVFASIAPVVTLGSISKGWLVPGWRIGWMAMHDPNNVFKTTGVVESIKDFLNISPDPSTILQFALPNILEKTKKDFFEKKNLTFKQNVDMMFDALKEIPCLVCPKKPESCTYLVTKLDLSLLEDITDDVDFCMKLAREESLVLLPGEALGKKNWVRISIGVERSMLEDAFLRLKVFCARHVKSQTT; translated from the exons ATGAGCCAACACACGAACCTGTTGCTTCCTTCATTTGAAACAGACCAAGATGAAGAAGTTGAACGCAAAACCGAGACGCAGACGCTAAACGGTGGTGGTAATGCCTGGAGGTTCAAAGGAAACAGGGCGGCAAAAGAAGCGGCAAGTGTCTCAATTAAAAGTGTCCTTTCTAGGTTATTTGACAACTGTAGAAAAGACGTAAAAAGGACCATTTTGCCCCTGGGCCACGGTGATCCGTCCGTCTACTCTTGCTTCAAGACTTCCGTTGATGCTGAGGATGCCGTTACTGAGTCCCTTCGATCTGGTGCCGCCAACTCCTACGCCCCAGGGGTTGGTATTTTACCGGCCAGGAG GGCGGTGGCAAATTATTTGAACCGAGACCTTCCGCATAAACTAAAATCAGACGATATATTTATGACGGTCGGGTGCTGCCAAGGGATAGAGACCATAATTAATGTTCTGTCCTGTCCCAAGTCGAATATCTTGCTCCCCAGTCTTGTCTATCCTCTCTACTATAGTCGCGCTATATATAGCCAAGTCGAGATTCGCAAGTATGATCTCGTCCCTGACCAAGACTGGGAGATAGATCTCCAAGGCATTGAAGCCATTGCAGATGATAATACAATCGCTATGGTGATATCTAACCCTCACAACCCATGTGGAAATGTGTACACGTATCATCATCTAAAGAAG GTGGCTGAGATGGCGAAGAAACTAGGGATAGTGGTTATTTCTGATGAAGTTTATAAGCACACAATATATGGAGAGAATCCATTTGTCCCGATGGGGGTATTCGCATCGATTGCTCCTGTGGTTACACTCGGATCCATTTCCAAGGGGTGGCTCGTCCCTGGCTGGAGAATAGGTTGGATGGCGATGCATGATCCAaataatgttttcaaaaccaCTGGG GTCGTTGAATCCATCAAGGACTTTCTTAACATAAGTCCAGATCCATCGACAATTCTACAG TTTGCACTTCCAAATATCTTGGAGAAGACAAAGAAAGATTTCTTTGAGAAGAAAAACCTGACATTTAAGCAGAACGTAGATATGATGTTCGATGCCCTCAAGGAGATTCCTTGCCTCGTTTGCCCTAAGAAACCTGAGTCGTGTACCTACTTAGTG ACAAAATTGGACCTATCACTCTTGGAGGACATCACAGACGATGTTGATTTCTGCATGAAGCTGGCCCGAGAGGAGAGTCTCGTCCTTTTACCTG GAGAGGCGTTAGGCAAGAAGAATTGGGTGAGAATCTCAATTGGAGTCGAGAGATCAATGCTAGAAGACGCTTTCTTGAGGCTCAAAGTCTTCTGTGCTCGCCATGTCAAATCACAAACCACTTAA
- the LOC108848730 gene encoding uncharacterized protein LOC108848730 — protein sequence MDRQNSDDIMKFLDGMASSDDVLFGFLDEGNHSPEDYHDSGSFAGGEESDADNDAAGCNSEESKTFWQEQKQLLQATLYRTSSVETKIRQATKEALKEVRSKGLQCVCRRPMIGGCRSCLRGEVASRLRDAGYDCVICKSKWRSNHEIPAGEHEYLEIVDKSGSKKSEIRVVIELSFRAEFEMARGSEEYKRLVGILPEVYVGKTERLKSLIKILCTAAKKCMKDKKMHMGPWRKHKYMQAKWHGTSERKSVNLTPETETQKEEEDKSVMAIKHRVSMLNYGIFGDLSAGMGRPAAVAVV from the exons ATGGATCGGCAAAACTCCGATGACATCATGAAGTTTCTTGACGGAATGGCTAGCTCCGACGatgttttatttggttttctcgACGAAGGAAACCATTCACCGGAGGATTACCATGATTCCGGTAGCTTCGCCGGCGGCGAAGAATCCGATGCTGACAACGATGCCGCCGGTTGCAATTCCGAAGAGAGCAAAACGTTTTGGCAGGAACAAAAACAACTTCTCcag GCGACACTGTATAGGACAAGTTCAGTTGAGACAAAGATTCGACAAGCAACAAAAGAAGCGTTGAAAGAAGTGAGATCAAAGGGTTTGCAATGTGTTTGCCGGAGACCGATGATCGGCGGTTGCCGTAGCTGTTTGCGCGGTGAAGTAGCTAGCCGTCTCCGAGATGCCGGCTATGATTGCGTCATTTGCAAATCCAAGTGGAGAAGCAATCACGAGATTCCTGCAG gTGAGCATGAATATTTGGAAATCGTGGACAAATCTGGATCAAAGAAAAGCGAGATCCGTGTGGTGATTGAGCTATCTTTTAGGGCGGAGTTTGAGATGGCGAGAGGTAGTGAGGAGTACAAGCGACTCGTTGGAATATTACCTGAAGTGTACGTCGGGAAAACAGAGAGGCTAAAATCGCTGATTAAAATATTGTGCACGGCGGCTAAAAAGTGTATGAAAGACAAGAAAATGCACATGGGTCCTTGGAGAAAACACAAGTACATGCAAGCCAAATGGCACGGCACTTCCGAAAGAAAATCCGTGAACCTGACTCCAGAGACTGAGACgcagaaggaggaggaggataagAGTGTGATGGCGATCAAGCATAGGGTTTCTATGTTGAATTAtggtatttttggtgatttatCCGCCGGAATGGGCCGTCCAGCCGCCGTCGCGGTCGTGtga